In one Bacteroidota bacterium genomic region, the following are encoded:
- a CDS encoding 2-dehydropantoate 2-reductase has translation MKIAIIGTGGVGGYFGGKMAQAGFDVTFVARGKHLNAIKTKGLTVKSILGDFEIKNAKATDNIENIGPADLIIIAVKAWQVKELAKDLKPIIHEKTMILPLQNGIMAVDELKEQISEQNIIGGLCRIISKIESPGVINHLAITPTIVFGEISNIKTERLLVLKEIFDRSGIKSSIADDIHAELWKKFIGICVSGLLAVTKTTYGELRALKETRQMMIELLAEIFQLSQKTGIQLEAGFLDKTISFIDSFPPDSTSSLTRDVWEGKPSEIEYQNGTVVRLGEKYGIPTPVNRFVYNCILPMEAKARLFSINR, from the coding sequence ATGAAAATTGCAATTATTGGTACAGGCGGTGTTGGTGGCTACTTTGGCGGAAAAATGGCCCAGGCCGGATTTGATGTAACTTTTGTGGCAAGGGGCAAACATCTGAATGCCATCAAAACAAAGGGGTTGACTGTCAAAAGCATATTAGGTGATTTTGAAATTAAAAACGCAAAAGCAACTGACAATATTGAAAATATCGGCCCTGCCGATCTCATCATTATTGCAGTAAAGGCATGGCAAGTTAAAGAGTTAGCCAAGGACCTAAAACCGATCATTCACGAAAAAACCATGATTCTTCCATTGCAGAATGGAATTATGGCAGTTGATGAGTTGAAAGAACAGATTAGTGAGCAAAATATTATAGGTGGTCTGTGTCGGATTATCAGTAAAATTGAATCCCCCGGGGTTATCAATCATCTTGCGATAACACCTACCATTGTTTTTGGGGAGATCTCAAATATCAAAACAGAAAGGCTTCTGGTTTTAAAAGAAATTTTTGACAGATCAGGAATAAAATCAAGTATCGCCGACGACATCCATGCCGAACTTTGGAAGAAATTTATTGGCATTTGTGTGAGCGGATTATTGGCGGTTACAAAAACCACCTATGGCGAATTGAGAGCGTTAAAGGAAACAAGGCAAATGATGATAGAATTATTAGCTGAAATTTTTCAATTATCACAAAAAACTGGAATACAACTTGAAGCCGGCTTTTTGGATAAAACCATTTCATTCATCGATTCATTCCCTCCCGATTCGACTTCCTCACTAACCAGAGATGTATGGGAAGGTAAACCCTCCGAAATTGAATACCAGAACGGTACAGTTGTCCGACTTGGAGAAAAATACGGGATTCCAACTCCGGTAAATCGTTTTGTTTACAACTGCATTTTACCCATGGAGGCAAAAGCAAGATTATTTTCAATAAATCGCTAA